A single Streptomyces sp. 2114.4 DNA region contains:
- a CDS encoding flavoprotein, whose protein sequence is MSDQPDQPKKPFLYVVVCAAGIAGDVGKLITAAQEANWDVGVIATPQGLGFIDAMAVEAQTGYPIRSAWRSPGDPRPLPPADAIAVAPATFNTINKWAAGISDTLAVGILCEAYGFGIPTAVLPYLNSAQAAHPAYRQSLDRLREMGVLIGSYEPHRPKVGGGADRFRWGEALELLTPGVPGRM, encoded by the coding sequence GTGAGTGATCAGCCCGACCAGCCGAAGAAGCCGTTCCTGTACGTCGTTGTGTGCGCAGCCGGGATCGCGGGCGACGTCGGCAAGCTGATCACTGCTGCCCAGGAGGCGAACTGGGATGTCGGGGTCATCGCTACTCCGCAGGGTCTCGGCTTCATCGACGCGATGGCGGTCGAGGCGCAGACCGGCTACCCGATCCGTTCCGCCTGGCGCAGTCCCGGCGACCCTCGTCCCCTCCCGCCGGCGGACGCCATCGCGGTCGCCCCGGCCACCTTCAACACGATCAACAAATGGGCTGCCGGGATCTCCGACACCCTCGCGGTGGGCATCCTGTGCGAGGCGTACGGCTTCGGCATTCCCACCGCTGTCCTCCCGTATCTGAACTCCGCCCAGGCCGCCCACCCCGCGTACCGGCAGAGCCTGGACCGGCTGCGTGAGATGGGCGTCCTGATCGGCTCGTACGAGCCGCACCGACCGAAGGTCGGCGGAGGGGCAGATCGTTTCCGCTGGGGGGAAGCGCTGGAGCTGCTCACCCCGGGAGTGCCGGGACGGATGTGA